A genomic stretch from Erysipelothrix sp. HDW6C includes:
- a CDS encoding ABC transporter permease, with protein sequence MMKLMRADMYRILRTKSFYATVIGMVVLVGVIVSTQTMVVSGMFDADMQQIIESTKVWGVREAIMTCTMGLSVFSWFSIPIYSIVVGQEFSQGTYKNVFFSGISRKSFVISKLILIASLVLFMLLVLFGSASLFGYLNGGMGSLPLSSDIVKNLMVAGLFYVVIITVYYAIAMSLQVSVNSVVIAIVFVVVAPFLIQMLQMSTDWAVLNAVSFAATTFEAVSGILSNADIVKTVAMNIGVLAVSAITTTLVIRYKEF encoded by the coding sequence ATGATGAAATTGATGAGAGCGGATATGTACCGCATTTTAAGAACAAAATCGTTTTATGCAACTGTGATTGGTATGGTTGTACTTGTAGGTGTCATTGTTTCAACGCAAACCATGGTTGTTTCAGGAATGTTTGATGCAGACATGCAACAAATTATTGAGTCAACTAAAGTCTGGGGAGTGCGTGAAGCAATCATGACGTGTACGATGGGGTTATCCGTATTTTCATGGTTTAGTATTCCGATTTATTCAATCGTAGTTGGACAAGAATTCAGCCAAGGAACTTACAAGAATGTGTTCTTCAGTGGTATCAGTAGAAAAAGCTTTGTAATTAGTAAGTTAATTCTCATTGCATCACTGGTTCTCTTTATGTTATTGGTTCTGTTTGGCAGCGCATCACTTTTTGGATACTTAAATGGTGGTATGGGGAGCTTGCCGTTGAGTTCAGATATTGTTAAGAATCTTATGGTAGCAGGACTCTTCTATGTTGTTATCATTACGGTGTATTATGCGATTGCAATGAGCTTACAAGTGAGTGTTAACTCAGTTGTTATCGCAATTGTATTCGTGGTTGTCGCACCATTCTTAATCCAAATGCTCCAAATGAGTACCGATTGGGCAGTGCTTAATGCAGTGAGTTTCGCTGCAACAACGTTTGAAGCGGTATCGGGAATCCTGTCAAATGCTGACATTGTAAAAACGGTTGCAATGAACATTGGGGTACTCGCAGTAAGTGCCATTACAACAACATTGGTTATACGTTACAAAGAATTCTAA
- a CDS encoding F0F1 ATP synthase subunit epsilon yields the protein MKLTIVSPAGEVFSQDIDGFTINTNSGQRTILDRHGDFISFFQFTEINLIGAAIETKNLYSALGYVYVKNNHAYIVAQLVNENREAIEETYRRINNIRQGKETQELHHDKS from the coding sequence ATGAAGTTAACCATTGTATCACCTGCTGGTGAAGTGTTTTCACAAGACATTGATGGATTCACAATTAACACCAACTCAGGACAAAGAACCATTCTTGATCGACATGGCGATTTCATCAGTTTCTTTCAATTTACTGAGATAAATCTTATAGGCGCAGCAATCGAAACCAAAAATCTTTATTCTGCGTTGGGCTACGTTTACGTCAAGAACAACCATGCCTACATCGTTGCCCAATTGGTCAACGAAAACCGTGAGGCAATTGAAGAAACATACCGACGAATCAACAACATCCGTCAAGGAAAAGAAACACAGGAACTGCATCATGACAAGTCTTAA
- a CDS encoding HAMP domain-containing sensor histidine kinase, which produces MIMLLITVILALLAYIIFLIMEIRNINSQLDYIHDNDTNAEITHVSKLRIFKSFVAKTNRILRDVKDQQRNRVQQERELYQTISSLSHDLRTPLTTAYGYASLCRNQHPDNTLTDKILTSLNETTEYLDYIVDYTSLSEKEMSLNLEVIDVTEFITQRVLQYYDSLTQAQIDVTLDLQPNVTFITDPIVLKRIITNLIGNVLKYGRKSCHFALVQTDPYSISLTVSNTTLADSVDLDTITQRFVTHDSSRQNKSVGLGLSIVDKCCQILNGTMDLDYSDQIFTASITLKNIAQP; this is translated from the coding sequence ATGATAATGCTACTCATAACAGTTATCCTTGCACTTCTTGCTTACATTATTTTTCTAATCATGGAGATTCGCAATATCAATTCACAACTGGACTATATTCATGACAATGATACGAATGCTGAAATTACGCATGTCAGTAAACTGCGCATTTTTAAATCATTTGTTGCTAAAACTAATCGAATACTCCGTGATGTTAAAGATCAGCAGCGAAACCGAGTTCAGCAAGAGCGCGAACTTTATCAAACGATATCCAGTCTTTCCCATGACCTCAGAACACCGCTAACAACGGCTTATGGTTATGCAAGTCTATGCAGAAATCAACATCCCGATAATACGTTAACGGATAAGATACTCACAAGCCTTAATGAAACAACTGAATATCTCGACTATATCGTGGACTATACAAGCCTTAGTGAAAAAGAAATGAGCCTCAACTTAGAGGTGATTGATGTCACAGAGTTTATCACACAACGCGTCTTACAATACTACGATAGCCTCACTCAAGCGCAGATTGATGTCACACTTGACCTTCAACCCAATGTAACCTTCATTACCGACCCCATAGTTTTAAAACGAATCATCACAAATCTTATTGGGAATGTTTTGAAGTACGGGAGAAAATCTTGTCATTTCGCACTGGTACAAACTGACCCCTATAGCATTAGCCTGACGGTATCGAATACCACCTTAGCGGACAGTGTTGATCTTGATACTATTACACAACGGTTTGTAACCCATGATTCATCACGACAAAATAAGAGTGTCGGATTGGGACTCAGCATTGTTGATAAATGCTGTCAAATTCTAAATGGTACAATGGATTTAGATTATAGCGACCAAATATTCACCGCATCAATTACATTAAAAAATATCGCTCAACCCTAA
- a CDS encoding F0F1 ATP synthase subunit gamma, which produces MSSTVSELTKKVETLDKMRKVIRVNELSTLSRINKLLTRAENAVSYHQIILNNLQQVQKSLNPSARGGNKKPIAIVVTANRGFCGAYNQNVFQQIDALHDEIGDFDALVIGKYGKNYLEKSAIHVARYIDSPIEEITLEDTAEMSSWLLSSIDKGEYDSIYIVYTQYINAVQSEAKHIELFPTIPTFENNKKTKQKNIHEDLEGILDFDDDEIEMERFLMENYLCGVMYSFLLFSIATEYSARRIAMKNAKESMEEEHAATLKLRNRQQRQESTRELMDIIMSASVLEDKENE; this is translated from the coding sequence GTGTCCTCAACAGTAAGTGAACTCACAAAAAAAGTTGAAACACTCGATAAAATGCGAAAAGTCATTCGTGTGAATGAACTTTCAACTTTGAGTCGTATCAACAAACTTTTAACACGTGCCGAAAATGCTGTCAGTTATCATCAGATTATTCTGAACAACTTACAGCAAGTTCAAAAAAGTCTGAATCCGAGTGCTCGTGGTGGCAATAAAAAGCCAATCGCAATCGTCGTTACTGCAAACCGTGGTTTCTGTGGTGCATACAATCAGAACGTATTTCAACAAATTGATGCACTTCACGATGAGATTGGTGATTTCGATGCACTTGTTATCGGAAAGTACGGGAAAAACTACTTAGAGAAAAGTGCGATTCATGTCGCCCGATACATCGATTCTCCAATTGAAGAAATTACACTAGAAGATACAGCTGAAATGTCATCATGGCTGCTTAGCTCGATTGATAAAGGGGAGTATGACAGCATCTATATCGTGTATACGCAATATATCAATGCTGTTCAAAGTGAAGCAAAACATATCGAATTGTTCCCAACGATTCCAACATTTGAGAACAATAAAAAGACAAAACAAAAAAACATTCACGAAGATCTAGAAGGGATTCTCGACTTCGATGATGATGAAATAGAGATGGAACGATTTCTCATGGAGAACTACCTTTGTGGGGTAATGTATAGTTTTCTTTTATTCTCTATTGCAACTGAATATAGCGCGCGTCGTATTGCCATGAAGAATGCAAAAGAATCCATGGAAGAAGAACATGCAGCGACCCTGAAATTGCGCAATCGACAACAACGTCAAGAAAGTACCCGTGAGTTAATGGATATCATCATGAGTGCTTCAGTATTGGAGGATAAAGAAAATGAATAA
- the atpE gene encoding ATP synthase F0 subunit C has product MEQVVAFSVLGAAITVGLAVLGAGIGQGIALGKATEAVGKNPNAKPEVTNMLFVGLAMLVAIILFAIAVAVILIYANPYVN; this is encoded by the coding sequence ATGGAACAAGTCGTAGCATTTAGCGTCCTCGGTGCAGCAATTACCGTAGGACTTGCAGTCTTAGGTGCCGGAATTGGGCAAGGAATTGCCTTAGGTAAAGCAACAGAAGCAGTTGGTAAAAACCCAAATGCAAAACCAGAAGTAACAAATATGTTGTTTGTTGGATTGGCAATGTTGGTTGCAATTATTTTATTTGCAATTGCAGTCGCTGTCATCCTTATTTATGCAAACCCATATGTAAATTAA
- a CDS encoding F0F1 ATP synthase subunit alpha, whose translation MKETINFNISKFDETLDLDYIKYHGRVERISDGIVFCSGLESAKLHELILIDNKYTGIVLDLSESYLGIGLFEDSPEIKEGMEAVATKQLFKLNASHEQLGTIIDTLGNRIDGGAPISKAVGVPAFNLAQPIMSIEDVSKPLMTGQLIIDALTPIGHGQRQLVLGNRQTGKTQIALETILNQKGKNVRCIYVAIGQKMAYIADIAETLEKSGAMQYTTILSASASTSITMQYLAPYAGMAIAEYWASEGERVVIVFDDLSKHADTYRTISLLFKRPPGREAYPGDIFYIHSSLLERASQLNVDNGSGSISALPIIELLSDDLTAYIPTNIISITDGQLYLKSELFNGGQKPAIATGESVSRVGANAQYPLMQEYSSRLMLIISQYSELKEFLTFDNNISKENLIIIKKGQILLELFKQGVQRGYSEAQELILLYAFKHDHMLDMSIPEIAKFKVILTEKLAAELEFSEYNRVVVEETVLPEPMVAVFDTLIASSREALTCPQQ comes from the coding sequence ATGAAGGAAACGATAAATTTCAACATCAGTAAGTTTGATGAAACATTGGACTTAGATTATATTAAGTATCACGGTCGTGTAGAACGAATCAGTGATGGAATTGTATTCTGCTCAGGTTTAGAATCGGCAAAACTCCATGAACTTATTTTAATCGATAATAAATATACGGGAATTGTCTTAGACTTAAGTGAAAGCTACCTGGGAATTGGTCTATTCGAGGATTCACCAGAAATCAAAGAAGGCATGGAAGCAGTCGCAACAAAGCAACTCTTCAAACTGAATGCAAGTCACGAACAATTGGGGACAATCATTGATACATTGGGAAACCGTATTGATGGCGGCGCACCAATCAGCAAGGCTGTGGGTGTTCCCGCATTCAACCTTGCCCAACCGATTATGAGTATTGAAGATGTCAGCAAACCCTTGATGACAGGTCAATTAATCATTGACGCTCTTACCCCGATTGGACATGGACAACGTCAACTCGTTTTGGGTAACCGTCAAACAGGGAAAACCCAAATTGCACTTGAAACAATTCTAAATCAAAAGGGAAAGAATGTTCGTTGTATCTATGTAGCGATTGGACAAAAGATGGCTTATATTGCCGATATTGCTGAAACACTCGAGAAGAGTGGTGCAATGCAATATACAACAATTCTTTCTGCAAGTGCGTCAACAAGTATAACGATGCAATATCTTGCTCCTTATGCCGGAATGGCGATTGCAGAGTACTGGGCATCAGAGGGAGAACGTGTCGTAATTGTCTTTGATGATTTATCCAAACATGCGGATACATACCGAACAATTTCACTCTTGTTTAAAAGACCACCGGGACGTGAAGCATATCCAGGAGATATCTTCTATATTCATTCAAGTCTCTTAGAACGCGCCTCACAATTGAACGTAGACAATGGATCGGGTTCAATTTCAGCGCTGCCTATCATTGAACTCTTGTCCGATGACCTTACAGCCTACATTCCAACCAATATTATTTCAATCACAGATGGACAATTATACTTGAAATCAGAATTGTTCAATGGTGGACAAAAACCCGCAATTGCAACCGGTGAATCGGTTTCACGTGTTGGTGCGAATGCACAATATCCATTAATGCAGGAATACAGTTCACGCTTGATGTTAATCATCTCGCAATACTCTGAGCTCAAAGAGTTCTTAACCTTTGATAATAATATCAGTAAAGAGAATCTAATTATCATTAAGAAAGGCCAAATCCTACTGGAACTCTTTAAACAAGGTGTTCAACGCGGTTACTCAGAAGCACAAGAACTCATTTTACTCTATGCTTTCAAACACGATCACATGCTAGATATGTCAATTCCAGAAATTGCCAAGTTTAAAGTTATTCTTACCGAAAAACTTGCCGCTGAGTTGGAATTCTCTGAGTATAATCGTGTTGTTGTGGAAGAAACTGTCTTACCTGAGCCAATGGTTGCAGTATTCGATACCTTAATCGCTTCAAGTAGGGAGGCGTTAACGTGTCCTCAACAGTAA
- the atpD gene encoding F0F1 ATP synthase subunit beta — protein MNNQDTGTIIAINGFVLEIEFNGGILPELRYALEYETYQGKYQAEVVELSGVSTVKAVAVGEVSGLSRGDKVRNLNRTIEVPVGQAVLGRMLNVFGDPIDGKPAVQADTKKSIYQNPPKFEDISTEKSVLETGIKVIDLLCPILKGGKVGLFGGAGVGKSVFMKELIYNVGEAGNYSVFAGVGERTREGAALYNELQQDGLLDKTVIMLGQMNESPGVRMRNALSALTVAEHFRDTEKKDILFFVDNVFRFIQAGSEVAALTGKIPITGGYQSTLLQEVGAFQERIASTKNGSITSIQAVFLPADDIDDPSAAAVFSHLDSTITLSRKIASMGIYPAVDPLVSSSRALTPEYLGERHFNLANDVKRILQQYSELQEIINVLGMEELSDEDKNTVYRARRMRNFLSQNFTVSQQYTGRSGDYVKLEDLLDSVEMILSGDVDHIDESKFLYIATVNDIL, from the coding sequence ATGAATAATCAAGACACAGGAACAATCATTGCAATCAATGGTTTCGTCCTAGAAATCGAATTTAATGGAGGCATCTTACCAGAGTTGCGTTACGCACTTGAGTATGAGACTTACCAAGGGAAATACCAAGCTGAAGTTGTTGAACTATCCGGGGTTAGTACCGTGAAGGCTGTTGCTGTTGGTGAGGTTAGTGGTTTATCACGTGGTGATAAAGTAAGAAACTTAAACCGTACCATTGAAGTTCCGGTAGGCCAGGCTGTTCTTGGTCGTATGTTGAACGTATTTGGCGATCCTATTGATGGAAAACCAGCCGTTCAGGCAGATACGAAAAAGAGCATTTACCAAAACCCTCCAAAATTTGAAGACATCTCTACGGAGAAATCGGTTCTCGAAACGGGAATCAAGGTCATTGATTTACTTTGCCCAATTTTAAAAGGTGGGAAAGTCGGTCTCTTTGGTGGTGCGGGTGTTGGAAAGTCTGTGTTTATGAAAGAGCTTATCTATAATGTTGGTGAAGCAGGAAACTATTCTGTCTTTGCAGGTGTTGGTGAACGTACTCGTGAAGGGGCAGCCCTTTATAACGAACTACAACAAGATGGGCTTCTTGATAAAACCGTCATCATGTTAGGACAAATGAATGAATCCCCAGGTGTTCGTATGCGAAATGCATTATCAGCCTTAACAGTAGCGGAACATTTCCGCGACACAGAGAAGAAAGACATACTCTTCTTTGTTGATAATGTCTTCCGCTTTATCCAAGCAGGATCTGAAGTGGCGGCTCTGACAGGTAAAATTCCAATTACAGGAGGTTACCAATCAACACTCTTGCAAGAAGTTGGAGCGTTCCAAGAACGAATCGCTTCTACCAAAAATGGTTCAATCACATCGATTCAAGCGGTATTCTTACCTGCAGATGATATTGATGACCCTTCAGCAGCGGCTGTTTTTAGCCACCTGGATTCAACAATTACGTTAAGCCGTAAGATTGCTTCAATGGGAATCTACCCAGCCGTAGACCCCCTTGTATCATCCTCACGGGCACTTACGCCTGAGTATTTAGGCGAACGTCACTTTAACTTAGCAAATGATGTAAAGCGCATTCTGCAACAATACTCAGAACTTCAAGAAATTATCAATGTTCTGGGAATGGAAGAGTTAAGTGATGAAGATAAGAATACGGTTTACCGTGCACGTCGTATGCGTAACTTCTTATCACAAAACTTTACAGTATCGCAACAATATACAGGTCGCTCTGGTGACTACGTTAAACTCGAAGATTTACTCGACAGTGTTGAGATGATTTTGTCAGGTGATGTGGATCACATTGATGAAAGTAAATTCTTATACATCGCAACAGTCAACGATATCTTATAG
- a CDS encoding F0F1 ATP synthase subunit delta, giving the protein MESILSGIDLNTLKIIILITISIGLFCFVLIMFDSFGNWISNFFKSMNTTEIVDMEKLNITNQQLEDINATNNRKIELMNREKLQLQTEYMEDIRAQRLNLERNYFATLDTQVYEKPIETHCEVVPPISSGPNPEGIVKLIFNDMIQDFVKNQDVIFRRAFEDLGNEIETFEVRNALPYLVILRIFKLYQGDALESFKAAFEVFNTNVEDGTLRQILRDRMLNAEEKLYVIDKKIDVVNRNRDFAEFLLYMIKNYNFREMMKLHDNFIKVYNVRNHSGTVEVTVASDKSALSAQALINELYPNSYKWHVVTNEALVGGIQLRYESIFVDYSYQEMALKYTQNGSEE; this is encoded by the coding sequence ATGGAATCAATCTTAAGTGGAATCGATCTCAACACTTTAAAAATCATTATTTTAATTACAATTAGTATTGGACTGTTTTGCTTTGTGCTGATCATGTTCGATTCATTTGGGAATTGGATTTCAAACTTCTTCAAGAGTATGAATACAACAGAGATTGTAGATATGGAGAAATTGAATATCACCAATCAACAACTCGAAGACATCAACGCAACAAACAATCGTAAGATTGAACTTATGAATCGTGAGAAGTTACAGTTGCAGACGGAGTACATGGAAGATATCCGTGCACAACGTCTAAATCTTGAAAGAAATTACTTTGCAACACTCGATACTCAAGTTTATGAAAAACCCATCGAAACCCATTGTGAAGTGGTACCACCGATATCAAGTGGTCCAAACCCAGAGGGAATTGTAAAACTCATCTTTAACGACATGATTCAAGACTTTGTGAAGAATCAAGATGTTATCTTTAGAAGAGCATTTGAAGATCTCGGCAATGAAATTGAAACGTTCGAAGTGCGTAATGCTTTACCATATTTGGTAATTCTACGTATCTTTAAACTGTATCAAGGTGATGCTTTAGAATCGTTTAAAGCAGCATTTGAAGTCTTTAATACGAATGTAGAAGATGGAACCTTACGACAAATTCTTCGTGATCGCATGTTAAATGCTGAAGAAAAACTGTACGTAATTGATAAGAAAATTGATGTTGTAAATCGCAATCGCGATTTCGCAGAATTCTTATTGTATATGATCAAAAATTATAACTTTAGAGAAATGATGAAGCTGCATGATAACTTTATCAAGGTTTACAACGTGCGCAATCACAGTGGAACCGTTGAAGTTACAGTAGCATCAGATAAATCCGCTTTGAGTGCACAAGCACTCATTAACGAATTGTATCCCAATTCGTACAAGTGGCATGTTGTCACTAATGAAGCGCTCGTGGGTGGTATCCAATTACGCTATGAATCAATCTTTGTAGATTATTCATACCAAGAGATGGCGCTAAAATACACTCAAAATGGAAGTGAGGAATAA
- a CDS encoding response regulator transcription factor, which yields MKKILIVEDDQDISAMLVASLSDDFELEVAYSGREALFQIGAQNFDLILLDLMLPGLSGDEAIIEIKMITSTPIIIMSALSASEKIIELLEKGANDYITKPFDVNVLKARIQTQLRLVQPNTVSHDNVSYGTLTLNIERFEVCHNHVPFVLSNKELHLLHTLMSNPQKVYSKAELYEKVWQDEYLYDENTMNVHISSLRRKVKNACDGYDPIETLWGIGIRMGKVPEL from the coding sequence ATGAAAAAGATATTAATTGTCGAAGATGACCAAGACATTAGTGCAATGCTCGTTGCATCTTTAAGTGATGATTTTGAACTTGAAGTCGCCTACTCTGGGCGTGAAGCGTTGTTTCAAATTGGAGCCCAAAATTTTGACTTGATCCTCCTTGATTTAATGCTTCCTGGTTTGAGTGGTGACGAGGCCATTATCGAAATAAAAATGATAACATCGACACCAATTATTATCATGTCCGCGTTATCGGCAAGCGAAAAGATTATTGAACTTCTTGAGAAAGGTGCCAACGACTATATTACCAAGCCATTTGATGTTAATGTTCTGAAAGCGCGTATTCAAACGCAATTACGTTTGGTTCAACCCAATACAGTTTCACATGATAATGTCTCGTACGGTACCCTCACACTCAATATTGAACGCTTTGAGGTCTGCCATAACCATGTTCCTTTTGTGCTGTCGAATAAGGAACTTCATCTATTGCATACCCTTATGAGTAATCCTCAAAAAGTCTATTCAAAAGCTGAATTGTATGAAAAAGTCTGGCAGGATGAATATCTTTATGACGAGAATACGATGAATGTACATATCAGTAGTTTACGACGCAAAGTCAAAAACGCCTGTGATGGCTATGATCCCATTGAGACACTTTGGGGTATTGGAATACGAATGGGTAAGGTGCCTGAGCTATGA